Within Nostoc flagelliforme CCNUN1, the genomic segment TTACTTCGCTTAGTTAAAGAACCAGAGAAACTAAAACAAGCTGTAGCGATCGCTCTGAAAGATAACCCTGACCCAAGTGTTTCAGATTTTGCTGCTGCCGCCCAAAAAGTGGTTCCTCAACTTCCACGCAAAAGGCAATCTATTCAGGAACCATTGGTTCCCAAAATTGAAGAATCAGTGGTTCCTAAATCCGCCAAAGTCACAGTTTCGCAACAGTCCCATCCAAGATATGGAGATTCGGGAACCATTGAGGCTTTGGCTCCAAATCGCTGGCAGCAGATTGTTACCTTTACTGATGGTGAGAGGCTGCTGATCAACAATGCTGATTTAGATGCCCACAGGTCCCATTCCCCACAGAGCCAAGTTATCCACCACAATACTCTGAGGCGAATGGCACTAAGAAAAGCTGAAATACTTGCCTGGTAAGGGGTTTAGGAAACTAATAGTTTTAAGGTCGGGAATCAGAATAATCTGCAACTCTCAGTTTGCGATCGCTGCTTTATTAGCCTACTTTTTCCAAAGTGATGAAACCCTTGTAAATAATACATTTGCGCTTTTCTTAGTGCCATTCGACACACTACCTTTGATTTTGCCACTCTTGGGATGTACGGAATTTTTTCAAAAATCAAATAGGATTCCTATATACCATTGTCAAGCAGATTGAGGCTGATGTTGACTCTCAAGTTGCGTTTGATGCAGCCCTTCGTAACGACGCGCAACGGAAGGCCAAACGGCAACAGCTAATTGATGAACATCCCCATTATTGGGAACATCAAGAAATTTTGAGTCAGTATCGCAGCAAGCGAGAGCAATACTTTATTGAACTTTGTTTAAAACGTAATGAATTTTCAGTGTTGAAACTTGAGAAGCGTGAGGCGATCGCCAGATTAGAGCTACAAGCCATCAGTTAAAATTGATGCCCTGGCTAAGGCTGGGGCTACTATCATGACACAGACACCACAGCAAATAGCAGATTATCTGGCGACCTGCCGCAGGATTCAAGAGCTTTACAGCTACAACTATGCCAACACTGAACTAGAAGACTTGATGCTTTGCCCCCATTGGAAGACTATCGCGTGCGAGTAGCATTGGAACCAAAATGTACGCTAACGGCTAATTCCTGTGATAACAATAAAATTTCTACCTTCTTCAACGCCTCATCGTCACCGTTTATTCAGGTTTTGAGCAGATTTTTCCTGTGATAAAAATTCTTATCACAGGAATAGACAGATTTTAGGGCTAAGGCTCAAACTCAATTACAGTAAGCATCTTGGGCTTAACGTACATTCCTGTTCCAATGCTACTCACACGCGCAAACTTAGTTTAAGAGACTACTGATTTTATGAGTTTGTTAATTCTAAGTATTGCAAAATCTCGTCTTTAATTTGAGAAGGAGTTTTCAGATGTGTATATATGACCAGGGTTGCTAGTTGATAGTTGCTTTGGTGGGTGAGAAAAAATCGGTTTTCTTCCATTCCATTGATCGTGAGTGTGAGACGTTGGTTGAGAATCATAACTGATTCATCCGGATCAGGTGACGGCATCAACAATACTACATTGGCATAATCAGCCAGCAGTTCACTAACATGGTGAAAGTCGGCATCATCTTCATAAATTGAATGTCCAGCCCCAAAATCAATGACGCAGTTTTGATGTTCCTGGAGAAGGCGTTCTACCGCATAAGCCTCAAATTGTTTCCAGTAACGATAAACTCCGGCAAACCCTTCATTTTCTGCAATGTTCTGTTGCTGTTGTTTATCCCACCCTCGAGCTTGATAATAGTTCCAGCGTAAGATATCCATAGATATCTGTGGCAGTTGCAGTTTTTTAGCTAAAATTCTGCCAATGGTACTTTTGCCTGCCCGTACTGGCCCAATGAGAATAATGTCGGAGGCATTTGGCTTGATTGTAGCCAGAATTTCTTCACTAGTTTGCTGTGGCGTTTTATCTTTAGTGTAGATAATATACTTTGCTAAATCGTAGTTAGAGTGATGCTTGACAAAATACTCGTTGATTTCCATGCCGTTAATCATTGCACGAGTACGCTGTTGCAGTATTTGTAGCGATTCTTCCACGTCTTCGGATGGCAAGAGCAAAATCACATGACCACAAGACTGGAAAACAGAACTAACTTGTTGGAACAGTTCGGCATCATCGTAAACTGATTGGGGTGCAGCAAGCTCGATTATATAGTTGCAATATTCAACTACAGCGCGCTTGAGTGCATGAACATCAAATGGCATCATGTAGCGATAAACCCAATCGCTTTGACCATCTTCCCAAGCTTGCTCAACTAATGTTTTGTCGCAGCCTATCTCCTGCCAGTAATTCTCTGAGATTTTCTCTAAGTGGACAAACGGTAAATTTAGCTGCTCACTTAGCAACTTTCCGATAGTACTTTTACCTGCACGCTGAGGCCCAATTAAAAGTATTGGTAGCTTGATTGATAAGTCGTGATTAGTTGACATTGCACCATCCTTAAGAATTACAAACAGCAACAGCTCAACTTAACCAAATTCAATGTTTCAGAAATTATGGAAACCTATTTAGTTTATGTTGACACTGCTAATATTAAAATAAACCATCCTTCTTCGGGGGCTACTCCCAAGATTTTACGCTTCCACTTACAGGCGACATTAAAACTTACAAAACCTTTGATTTTTGTTACCTTAACTCCTTTGACAAAGAAAGAAATTCCTGGAGCTAACCCTAAATCGTTCAATTCTAACCAAACGTCTGCTTGCATCTCAACAAAATGATTTTTTTTCAGACGCAGGCAGAAGTATACATTCGAGTCTCTTAGCCAGTTTGCAAGTTTCACTGAGCAAAATTCTCTGTCTCCTAATACACAGATTTTATAATTATTAAAAGTCGGTAAAACTTTAGAAAGAATCGCTTTCTGTTCATCAATATTGCTACTCCCTAGGGCGTCGGTCAAGTAATAATGATTGACAAAAAAGAGATAATGTGATGTGAGAAAAACTAGGAAAAAAAGGATGCGCTCGTTAACGCTTGTGTCGGTCAAGTAATAATGGTTGACAAACTGGATGTAATATGAAGAGGGATTTACTGAAATCAGTTGGGCATGATATAGAGGTATAATTTATGCGTCCTCCCTACTGGAACCCTCCCATAGAATTGTCAGAGGCAGAACAAGTTATCATTTCTGGCATTAAGAAAGCCAAACTATTTATATTTCTACGCCACAATCGTCACCACCTTTTTAATGAGGAGTTTCAAACAACTCTGGCAACTATGTTCAAGGACAGTACAGTGGGTCAGTGTCCAGTTCCTCCAGCACTGCTAGCACTGGCATTAATTTTACAAGCATACACCGGAGTTTCAGATGATGAAGTGATTGAGGCATTGGTCATGGATAGACGTTGGCAGTTGGTACTCGACTGTCACGATTGCCAGAAACCTCCCTTCAGTAAAGGGACTTTGGTAAATTTTAGACAAGCGATGATCGAATTTGAAGTAGACCAAAAATTAATTGAGCGCACAGTAGAAATCGCAAAGCAGCAAGGTGGGTTTGGTTCAAGTAACTTAAAGGCAGCACTCGACTCCTCACCTTTATGGGGAGCGGCAAAAGTAGAAGATACATATAATCTCTTAGGTCATGCCAGCCGCTCACAACGGTTTGATGGCTATAAACGTCATGTACTCAAGGATTTGGAGATTGGGGTAGTACGCTCTGTTGGTTTGACAAGTGCTAACATTCCAGAAGCTCAAGTTACCGAGGCGATGGATGCAGATTTGAAAGCTCAGAATGTGAAGCTAGTAGAACTGCATATTGACCGCGCCTACTTACCGAGTCATTGGGTAAAACAACGTTCCGAGGACTTAACTATTTTCTGTAAAGCTTGGCCTGTACGTAATGGCGATCGCTTCACCAAGACAGATTTTGTACTTGACTGGGAACGCAGTCTAATTAGCTGTCCAAATAATGTAACTATTCCATTTGAGCAAGGAAAAACCGTTCACTTTCCTGCATCTGAATGTCATGTTTGTCCTATATCCGAACGTTGTACTACTTCTGCTAAAGGTCGAAGTGTTTCAATTCATCCCGATGAAGCTTTCATGCAGGAGTTACGTCAGCGTCAGGACACTGAACTTGGAAGAGCTAAACTCCGAGAACGTTCTCGAGTGGAGCATACCTTGGCTCATTTGGGTCAATGGCAAGGTGACCGTGCTCGTTATCTTGGCGCTCGTAAAAACTTATTTGACTTGCGCCGTGTCGCAGTTATACATAATCTCCATGTAATTGCACGTATGCCTGCTCCAGCTTTTTCCCAACAAGTTTCTTAAACCTCTCTCGTTAACGATCGCTTTATCTAGTTCTTTGTTCTTTTGGTTTTTCTCACCCCACATTATCTCTTTTTTGTCAACCATTATTACTTGACCGACGCCCTAGCTTTGGTAGTAAGGTAAAGTATATTGGGAATGCTCTCTTATCCCAAACAACACTAACCATGAAGAGATTTACACAAGCCCAATTTGTCCGGTCAATCACTAGATAAATTATTTTATCAGAGGTAAAATTCATTTCTAACCATGTCGTAACAATTGGGAACCAAATTTTTTCAATTGTCAGGTTTGGTAATAACAAAAATCTCTGTATTTTCCTTCTTCTGCTTTCAAATATAATTGGAATCGGTACAGCAGTAGCCAAAGTTTCTAAACTAACTTTTTTAATTGATTGCAGAAGGGTAATTAAAATTTTTAACAACAGGTACTCGGCAAGAGTCAGTTGACTTTTCAGGTGTGTTTGGTAAAATTTAGGCAACATTATCATTAGATAGGTCTTATTGACATAACTAGACCTATCTTTTTTACCATAAATCGCTGCATTCTTTATCAAATAAGCTTTTCAAGCTATTTTGTCGCCCCGTCAGATTGAATACATAAAGCTTTTGATTAGATATAAGTTGATTTCCGGAAAGTATGAACTTTTGTAAAGAGGATAAATTCCCGCGAAAATCTGAAGTTTTGGAATGATGTAACTATACAGACAAAAAGCAAGTGAGGTTAGAGAATTCAAAGTCTAATACTAGGCAACACAACTTTCTGCATAAAAGGAAAGGTATAAACCTTGTAATTTAGAAGCTCAAAATCATCGATTTTGTGGGTCGATTACTTTCTTGCAATTTGCGATCGCCCCGTGGTCGATTACGATAAATCATTTATTCAAATAACTACTTAGCAACATAGTTTATTGCTGAGAACTTACTACCAATTCACCTTAAAAACATTAGGAGTTAATCTCATGGCTAACAAAAGATACTACGTTTCTGGAACAGGCAGTGATGATAATGATGGCTTGAACCAAGGAGAGGCATTTCGTACCCTCAAAAAAGCTGCGGACTTGGTGAACGCAGGTGATACCGTCTACGTCATGAATGGTACTTACACAAACATTCAGGCTGGTAGTGATATCCTAAGTATTTCAGATAAGCATGGTACCGCTAATGCGCCGATCACATTTACTGCTTATTCTGGACACACACCTGTCTTAAAAGCTCGCATTAACAATTGGAATGCTATCTCAATTAGAGGCTCTTCTTATGTAGTCATTGAAGGGCTGACGTTGGTGGGAGCACGAGATGAAATTACATTACAATATGCGCTCCAGGAGAAAGATATTACAAATAACCCAGCAACATCTGGGAATGGTATTGACATTACATTCACTAACGGTCAAAAGATCCGTTCACATCACATCACAATTAGCAATAACAACGTTTCTAAGTTTCCAGGAGGCGGGATTGGAACAACAGAAGTAGACTACATTACAGTAGAAAACAATATCGTTTCTGGAAATGCTTGGTACTCACCTCATGGAAACCAAGGGATTACAATGTTTTACCTTTGGAATTCTGATAATAACGTAACAGATTACAAAGTAATTATTAAAGGTAACACCTGTTTTGATAATAAACAATTAGTTCCTTGGATTGAAAAAGGAGAAATAACAGAGGGTCATGGGATAATGCTTGACACTGCTTCTGTTGGAAATGTTGCATACCAGGGCAAAGCCTTAATCAGTAATAACGTAGTTTACAACAATGGTGGCGCAGGTATTCAGATTTTCAAAGGAGAAAACCCTGTAGACATTGTGAATAATACAACTTACCAAAATTCTCAAATACTCCCAGTCGGAGAAATTTTCCTTAACAAGGTTAAAAATGTCCGGGTTGTTAACAATATTATGTATGCAAAGTCTGGACAGTCTACCAGTTCTATTGCTAATTCTAGTAATTGTTTATTTGATAACAACCTTGCTTACAACGGAGTTTTTAACGGTACAGGTACAGGAAATGTATTAAACCTTGACCCGTTGTTTGTTAATGCAGCGAATCATGACTTTAGGCTACTACCTGGAAGTCCTGCCATCGATATTGGTTCCAATGTCTTCAATAGCATCACTCAAAATACTCCGTTAGATGGCAATGGTGACGGCAAGGTATTGATTGATGCTGGTGCATACGAAGCCCAGCGGAAACCCATCTAAATATTGACCAAGCCCCGTTGGGGCGAGGTATAGGGTGTGGGGTGTGGGGTGTGGGGTGTGGGGTGTAGGGGAAAAAATAGCCCCAACAACTAATGGGATACAAGCCCCGCCAACTCAGCGGCGATTTCATTGGTTGGGGTACAAGCCCCCATTAATGCCGTCCCCCCTACACCCTATACCCTACCCCCTACCCCCCTACACCTTTCTTTTTGACGAAATCATCAGGGTTTGAGCCGCCGTTTTGGGGCTGATGATCGCGTAGGCGCAGCCCGCCGTAGGCATCGCTTGTACTGCACTCCATCGGTGAGAGGTTAAGATAATCGAACTAATGTCAATTAGAAATAATACTGAAAACTTGGGAAAAGTGAAAGTATAAATTTAATAATTGTACTTAATTTTGAGGGCGGCAATGAATGATGCGGATCAAGATTCTGCGTAGGCGTAGCCCGCCGTAAGGCATCGCCTGCCTAAAAATTCTGTTTCCGACCCCAATTTGGGGAATATTTTAAGTATGATTGCTTATTGACAAATGGTATATGACCTTAACCTCTCACGAATGCGCCGCACCCGTCACTGAAAAATGGTCGTATGAGGCAATAGTTGCGCGGTCAAATCTGCGACCTGCAAGAAGGGAAAAACTGAATCGAGCGGCGAATTCGGGCGAGAATCCGGGGTTTGACTTCTTGCAAGAGTGCTGGAATGATGACCCTGCTTTGCAGATTGTGATCAAGAAGTTGCTGGTGAAGTTTCCGCAGTGGGGTGTTGCGGTTGTGGATGGGGAGTTGATTGAGTGGGAGAAGTAGCGTGAGCGGTAGTTTGAGAACTTTATAAAGTAAAGTTTTGTAAATTATTCAAGTTCTTGCGAAAAACCGGAGTTTTCAGGCAAAAACCTAGTAGCCTAATTAGTAGCTAGTAACTTGATTGATGCTTAACTAAAGTTTGCTGCTGCTATTAGTGGAGGCAAGCAATGTCAGGTTTGGGTTTTACTCATTGGGGTACTTTAATAACTATCGCTGGGAGCAACGCTCCAAAGTGAGGTGCTGAAACCTTGGACGTATATAGCAAGTTTTCAGGATGCGATCGCAACTAAAAAACCAGGTTTTGTTGAGAATATAGGGGTGTAATTGAGAACCAAAGCCCAATCTCACTTTTTCGCGTTGCTCCCGTAATCATAGTGGTTTGAAATCTGCACCTATAAAGCTTCGTGAAATTTTTGAGTTTTCACGAAAAATTTGAGTTTTGGACTGATGTCATCGTAGTAACCTCATTTAACAACTCTCTGCTGATTATGGCACTTATTAACGGTAGTGATTTTAACGACAACAATACCATCAACGGTACGCCATCTATCCTTCGCCCTGCCCTAAATGGGACTGATGACAATGATGTTCTTAATGGGGGTGCTGGTAACGATATCCTGAACGGCAATAGGGGTAACGATAGCCTTGATGGGGGTGCTGGTAGCGATATTCTCAATGGGGGTTCTGGCAGGGATACCCTGATTGGGGGTGCTGGTGGCGGCGATGATACCTTCGTTTTCAGTCAGGGTGACGATAGAATTGATGGCAAAGACGGCTTTGATACCGTAATTTATAGAGGTACACCTCAAAGGATTATCTTGTCAGGTGTTGGAAGTGTTAGAAAACCTGCGGGATTGGGGCTAGACACGCTCTTGAGCGTAGAAAACATTATTGCTAATGCGGGTGTTGCCAACAATACCATAGATGCATCCCAATCTGTGGCTGGGGTATCTATCACTGTTAGCTTGGAAACCCGAAATTTGGTTGTCAATAATGTTCCTAATTTGGGAACATTGCCATTTACAGTAGTCGCCTTTGATGATGTCATCGGCACAAATGCAAATGACAGTATTTTTGGCGACGAACAAAATAACCAATTATCGGGTGGAAATGGCAACGATACCATTAAAGGTGGTAATGGAACTGATCGCCTTACTGGAGGAGCAGGTAACGATATTTTTGATTTTGACTTGGTTCTTGAGAGTCAACCTGGTGCATCATCAAGGGATGTTATCACTGACTTTGTTGGAAACGGAAACAGTGCCTCGCTAGGTGACCGAATCGATTTATCTACTATTGATGCCAACCCCTCTTCAGAAGGGAACCAAGCTTTCACTTTCATTGGTACTGCCGCATTCTCCGCAGTTGGTCAAGTTAGCTATGTAGCAGGTATTCTTGCAGCTAACACCAATTCCAATTTGAGCGCTGACTTTGAGATTCAGCTTACAGGAGCGCCAACACTATTTGTGGCAGCAGGAAATCCCACAAGCGACATTATTCTTTAATTAATCATAATTGAATAGCCGAGGGGAAAGGTAAGTTGAGCTTGCCTCTCCCTTTTATAATTACTCGACCACACTGCCCAAGCATGAGAAAATGTCGAATCAAAATAGCGTTTGGAAGTAGTGATCGCAATATGATCCCGTCAGCAGCAATCAGCTAGTGCAGATATTTAACCCAGATTCCGCACTTCAAAATGTCATACCTTAATACTTCAATAAATCCTACAAAAAATCATTGTTTTGATTAAGTATTAACACTGATACTTGCTAGACTTTTAGGCACTTCCAGAAAATAAAATGCCCAGCCGTATCAATAATATTTTTGGCACAACCGATATATCTAGGCGCTTTCGCCCTCAAGGCGAAAGCTAGGCTTATAGCATTTTATTTGTTGGATCTCCCTTAGCGATCGCTATTCAACTACCATTAGCCCAAAAAATGTAGTACTAGCGTACTACAAAGCGAAGTGCGGAATATGGGTTTTATGAGTTTTGAGCAATTCGGCTTCCCTCAACCGGGTTAGCAATATATCCAGGAACTTTTGTTCTGCGCCACCAGCGAGTAATCGAGTCCGGAACTCAGAAAGGATGGAATAGTCAAAGCCAGGGTCAGTTAAAGGGAGGCTCAATATATACTTCCAGTCAATATGTCCACGGGGTGCGAGTAGCAATGGATGCTGTTGGCGAAATATTTCTTAACATTTTCCAACCAGGAAAACCCTATGTTCGGGAAGATATGGAATTTTGGTTGGGAGAGAGATTGCTGGTTTGTGTTGATCAGAGGCGAGTCGCTAAAAGTTTTAGTTCCGCAATCAGTCTATTCAGGGCTTTTTGATCTGTTTTATAACTGTGCGTTCGCTCATTTTGAGAGTCGAAGGGGAATTAAAGCCTTAGTGCAAAGGAAAAAAGGCGATTTTTAAGTAAGCTATTAATTGTAAGTAAAATTTGTGACCATCACAGAAGACTCCCAGAAGCGCTTATTTAAGGCACAAAGATACCATAAATCATAAAATGGTGCTTCCGCTCTGTAGAAGGTAAAATGCCTGAATCGGTTGAATAGCCTGAATTACAAGCCGTATAAGGCTTAATTAACTCTCGCATTTTGAAAATGAGCGAACGTACAGCAGATAGGGAACAAGCAACAATTAATATTAACTCAAAAATTTTGACAATGAGCCGCAATAGCAACATCAGAACCAATGCCAGGGGGGAAAATGTTATCGGCGGCAACATCAATATTGATACAGATTTCCTGATTGGTTTTAAAAATAGCGACATCAGCGCCAATTCGACAAACTTTCGTGGCGGAAACGTGCGAATTAATGCCCAAGGTATCTTTGGTACACAGTTTCGAGATGTGCCATCTGATAGCACAAGTGACATTACTGCTACTGGAGCAAGCCCTGAGTTCAGTGGTTCTGTAGAACTCAACACACCTGGCGTTGACCCCAACAGTGGCTTAGTTGAGTTGCCCACAATACGCAAAGAAACTGAAGTAGCTCAAGTCTGCGATAGCCCAGGTTATGCTCAAAGCAGCTTTATCATTACCGGACGCGGCGGTTTACCTCCCAATCCCACTAAGGATATTCTACCTCCCAATGCAGTAGAAGTAGATTGGGTGTCGCTCAAACCAAATAGCGATGCCAACTCTTGGGGACGCTACGCGGACGGCGGGCTACGCCGGAGCAGCAATCCACCTGTTACTAATAGGGCATTAACAACAACGCCAGAACGTATTGTAGAAGCAAGTGGATGGGCACTAAACGAAAAGGGAGAGGTAGTACTTACAGCAAGTGTACCTGCTGGGGGTCGTGGTTCCTGGCACAAAGATGTACCTTGCAGTGTTTCTCAGGCTCATCAGTAAATGCGCGTTAATATTGCTTAAATGCTGAACAATGGAGGAATATGTCTTGTAATAATTGTGCATATCAAAGCCAATTGCCTACTAGGACATAAGGTGCCCAGAAATAAGGGCTTTTTTCTTTAGCAAATACAGTTAATTGAGCGCGTTGGAGTGCCTAATTTTTAATAAATGCCCTGTTGTCGATGAAAGCTTTCAATGATTCTTCAGCAGGGCGTTACTTCAATA encodes:
- a CDS encoding shikimate kinase, producing MSTNHDLSIKLPILLIGPQRAGKSTIGKLLSEQLNLPFVHLEKISENYWQEIGCDKTLVEQAWEDGQSDWVYRYMMPFDVHALKRAVVEYCNYIIELAAPQSVYDDAELFQQVSSVFQSCGHVILLLPSEDVEESLQILQQRTRAMINGMEINEYFVKHHSNYDLAKYIIYTKDKTPQQTSEEILATIKPNASDIILIGPVRAGKSTIGRILAKKLQLPQISMDILRWNYYQARGWDKQQQQNIAENEGFAGVYRYWKQFEAYAVERLLQEHQNCVIDFGAGHSIYEDDADFHHVSELLADYANVVLLMPSPDPDESVMILNQRLTLTINGMEENRFFLTHQSNYQLATLVIYTHLKTPSQIKDEILQYLELTNS
- a CDS encoding transposase, with protein sequence MRPPYWNPPIELSEAEQVIISGIKKAKLFIFLRHNRHHLFNEEFQTTLATMFKDSTVGQCPVPPALLALALILQAYTGVSDDEVIEALVMDRRWQLVLDCHDCQKPPFSKGTLVNFRQAMIEFEVDQKLIERTVEIAKQQGGFGSSNLKAALDSSPLWGAAKVEDTYNLLGHASRSQRFDGYKRHVLKDLEIGVVRSVGLTSANIPEAQVTEAMDADLKAQNVKLVELHIDRAYLPSHWVKQRSEDLTIFCKAWPVRNGDRFTKTDFVLDWERSLISCPNNVTIPFEQGKTVHFPASECHVCPISERCTTSAKGRSVSIHPDEAFMQELRQRQDTELGRAKLRERSRVEHTLAHLGQWQGDRARYLGARKNLFDLRRVAVIHNLHVIARMPAPAFSQQVS
- a CDS encoding right-handed parallel beta-helix repeat-containing protein, translating into MANKRYYVSGTGSDDNDGLNQGEAFRTLKKAADLVNAGDTVYVMNGTYTNIQAGSDILSISDKHGTANAPITFTAYSGHTPVLKARINNWNAISIRGSSYVVIEGLTLVGARDEITLQYALQEKDITNNPATSGNGIDITFTNGQKIRSHHITISNNNVSKFPGGGIGTTEVDYITVENNIVSGNAWYSPHGNQGITMFYLWNSDNNVTDYKVIIKGNTCFDNKQLVPWIEKGEITEGHGIMLDTASVGNVAYQGKALISNNVVYNNGGAGIQIFKGENPVDIVNNTTYQNSQILPVGEIFLNKVKNVRVVNNIMYAKSGQSTSSIANSSNCLFDNNLAYNGVFNGTGTGNVLNLDPLFVNAANHDFRLLPGSPAIDIGSNVFNSITQNTPLDGNGDGKVLIDAGAYEAQRKPI
- a CDS encoding calcium-binding protein, producing the protein MALINGSDFNDNNTINGTPSILRPALNGTDDNDVLNGGAGNDILNGNRGNDSLDGGAGSDILNGGSGRDTLIGGAGGGDDTFVFSQGDDRIDGKDGFDTVIYRGTPQRIILSGVGSVRKPAGLGLDTLLSVENIIANAGVANNTIDASQSVAGVSITVSLETRNLVVNNVPNLGTLPFTVVAFDDVIGTNANDSIFGDEQNNQLSGGNGNDTIKGGNGTDRLTGGAGNDIFDFDLVLESQPGASSRDVITDFVGNGNSASLGDRIDLSTIDANPSSEGNQAFTFIGTAAFSAVGQVSYVAGILAANTNSNLSADFEIQLTGAPTLFVAAGNPTSDIIL
- a CDS encoding S-layer family protein; the encoded protein is MSERTADREQATININSKILTMSRNSNIRTNARGENVIGGNINIDTDFLIGFKNSDISANSTNFRGGNVRINAQGIFGTQFRDVPSDSTSDITATGASPEFSGSVELNTPGVDPNSGLVELPTIRKETEVAQVCDSPGYAQSSFIITGRGGLPPNPTKDILPPNAVEVDWVSLKPNSDANSWGRYADGGLRRSSNPPVTNRALTTTPERIVEASGWALNEKGEVVLTASVPAGGRGSWHKDVPCSVSQAHQ